GAAGTTTTCCTCTTTGAGCAATTCTATGGCATCAGTTGCATTGTTAATTTTGGTAGTTTGGTAGCCTTTTTTCTCTAAAAACAGCGTGTGAGATTTTAATAATTCTATTTCATCATCTACCCAGAGTATTTTTATAGCCATTTTGTTATATATTTGTATTTTAAAATAATAAAAATCATTTTTTTTGAAAAAAAGTAATAAACTTAAAATTTTCAACGACCCAATTTATGGATTTATCTCCATTCCGTATGAAATTATTTTCGACCTCATAGAGCATAAATGCTTTCAGCGCCTGCGCCGTATCAAGCAAACGGGGCTTAGCTACTTTGTGTACCCCGGCTGCAATCACACCCGTTTTCTGCACGCTATGGGCTGCCTGCAACTTATGCAGCGCGCCATTGAAACTTTAAGGATTAAAAATGTAAAGATAAGCCAAGAAGAGGAAAAAGCAGTATACATTGCCATACTTTTGCACGATGTGGGGCACGGGCCATTCTCGCACGCACTGGAATCCACCATTGTAGACGGGGTGCACCACGAGGACATCTCACTGATTCTGATGCAGAAACTTAACCAAGAATTTGCAGGCGAATTGGATTTAGCCATACAGATATTTAAAAAAGAATATCCACGGAAATTTTTGTCTCAGCTCATCGCCAGTCAGCTCGATATCGACCGATTGGATTATTTAAAGCGAGACAGCTTCTTCTCGGGCGTGGAGGAGGGGAACATTAATTCAAACCGAATCATCTCTATGATGAATGTTTACAACGATGAATTGGTAATTGATACCAAAGGAATTTATTCGGTAGAGAAATTCTTGATTTCCAGAATGTTTATGTACTGGCAAGTGTATCTGCACAAAACATCTTTGGCGGCAGAAACATACTTAATTCAAGCATTGCGCCGAGCCAAAGAATTGACTCACCAAGGCGAAAAATTGCCGTGTAGCGCGGGTGTCAATTACTTTTTAAACAGAAAAAAATCATCTGTCTTTACGGAGGAAGATTTAGCCCAATTCACTAAACTCGATGATACCGACATTATGGCATCGCTCAAATTGTGGCAGCAGCATCCCGATTTGATTTTAAAAACGCTTTCAACTTCAATCGTAGAA
This Ornithobacterium rhinotracheale DNA region includes the following protein-coding sequences:
- a CDS encoding HD domain-containing protein; translation: MKKSNKLKIFNDPIYGFISIPYEIIFDLIEHKCFQRLRRIKQTGLSYFVYPGCNHTRFLHAMGCLQLMQRAIETLRIKNVKISQEEEKAVYIAILLHDVGHGPFSHALESTIVDGVHHEDISLILMQKLNQEFAGELDLAIQIFKKEYPRKFLSQLIASQLDIDRLDYLKRDSFFSGVEEGNINSNRIISMMNVYNDELVIDTKGIYSVEKFLISRMFMYWQVYLHKTSLAAETYLIQALRRAKELTHQGEKLPCSAGVNYFLNRKKSSVFTEEDLAQFTKLDDTDIMASLKLWQQHPDLILKTLSTSIVERRLPKAVIRNEKISDDEIARRREKCNELMGIDCADYFVHATQMKVTPYDAEKHPILLYNKNGSCVDIARSEKQILTKPLYDKTEKYHLCYWNVDKFKKLMR